A single genomic interval of Bacillus sp. es.036 harbors:
- the rpsF gene encoding 30S ribosomal protein S6 → MRNYEIMYIIRPNIEEDAQKALVERFNGILTDNGAEINETKEMGKKRLAYEIENFNSGIYMLLNINSNTEAIDEFSRLMKINDDVLRFMTINLEEAKK, encoded by the coding sequence ATGCGTAACTACGAAATTATGTACATTATCCGTCCAAACATTGAAGAGGATGCACAGAAAGCTCTTGTCGAGCGTTTCAACGGAATCCTTACTGACAATGGTGCGGAAATTAATGAAACTAAAGAAATGGGTAAGAAGCGTCTTGCTTATGAAATCGAGAATTTCAACAGCGGGATCTACATGCTTCTTAACATTAACAGTAACACTGAAGCGATTGATGAATTCAGCCGTTTGATGAAAATCAACGACGATGTTCTTCGTTTCATGACGATCAACCTAGAAGAAGCTAAAAAGTAA
- a CDS encoding DHH family phosphoesterase — MPKFLTKRWHGYHVVALFVISILFIGIITYYNWILGIGSVIVMTLLVYTAIRAESLFQAALRDYVSTLSHRVKKVGDEALMEMPFGILLYDEEYHIEWTNPYLPIMMEKEQLIGLSLNDISEQIIPFLKSEANEEILTIHDRKYKTYFKQEERLLYFFDVSEKVEIQRLYNEEKTVVGIIYLDNYEEVTQGLGDQVRSNLNSSVTSILNNWADEQGIFLKRSSSEKFFAVLNQKILQDLEKNKFSILDEVREATSKENVSITLSIGVGSGHSTLTELGQLAQSSLDLALGRGGDQVAIKQTTGKVKFYGGKTNPIEKRTRVRARVISHALRELVLDSDQVIIMGHKNPDMDSIGASIGILKVAQANGKEGSIVFDQNQRTSGVSRLIEEIEGNEQLWARFIDPEDALENCTPNTLLVVVDTHKPSLVMEERLLQKLDHVVVIDHHRRGEEFIEDPVLVYMEPYASSTAELVTELFEYQPKRLKMDIMEATALLAGIIVDTKSFTLRTGSRTFDAASYLRAHGADTVLVQEFLREDIAQYIRRAKIIEKSHIYRSGIAIALGEKDQTYDQVLIAQAADTLLSMSGVIASFVISKRNDGKISISARSLGEVNVQIIMEGLNGGGHLTNAATQIDSGSIEEAEEMLKETIDNYLEGSEDES, encoded by the coding sequence ATGCCAAAGTTTTTAACGAAACGGTGGCATGGTTATCATGTGGTAGCCTTGTTCGTCATTTCCATCCTGTTTATCGGCATCATCACCTATTACAACTGGATATTAGGAATTGGGAGCGTAATCGTAATGACGCTTCTTGTTTATACAGCGATTCGAGCTGAGTCTTTATTCCAAGCTGCTCTCAGAGACTACGTTTCGACTCTGTCTCACCGCGTGAAGAAGGTAGGAGACGAGGCTCTAATGGAAATGCCATTTGGAATCTTGCTGTATGATGAGGAATATCACATCGAATGGACGAATCCTTATTTGCCTATCATGATGGAGAAAGAGCAATTGATAGGACTTTCTTTGAATGATATTTCCGAACAAATTATTCCCTTTCTAAAATCAGAGGCGAATGAAGAGATTTTAACGATTCATGATCGAAAATACAAAACGTATTTTAAGCAAGAAGAAAGATTGCTCTATTTCTTTGATGTGAGTGAAAAAGTAGAAATTCAGCGTCTTTATAATGAAGAAAAAACAGTTGTTGGGATTATTTATCTTGATAACTATGAAGAGGTCACCCAGGGTCTTGGTGACCAAGTGCGCAGTAACTTAAATAGCTCCGTCACATCGATTCTAAATAACTGGGCAGATGAACAGGGAATCTTCTTGAAGCGAAGTTCTTCTGAGAAATTCTTTGCTGTTTTAAATCAAAAAATTCTTCAAGACTTAGAAAAAAATAAGTTTTCGATTCTTGATGAAGTTCGTGAAGCGACTTCTAAGGAAAATGTTTCGATTACATTAAGTATTGGAGTTGGTAGCGGACATAGTACGCTTACCGAACTTGGTCAGTTGGCTCAATCTAGCCTTGATCTTGCGCTTGGACGCGGTGGTGATCAAGTTGCTATTAAGCAGACGACAGGAAAAGTGAAATTTTATGGTGGAAAGACAAACCCTATTGAAAAGCGAACGAGGGTAAGAGCACGAGTCATTTCCCATGCATTACGGGAGCTTGTCCTTGATAGTGACCAAGTGATTATCATGGGGCATAAAAACCCTGATATGGATTCCATTGGTGCTTCCATTGGTATTCTTAAAGTAGCCCAGGCAAATGGAAAAGAAGGTTCAATCGTTTTTGATCAAAATCAACGGACTAGCGGTGTCTCAAGATTAATCGAAGAGATTGAAGGGAATGAGCAACTTTGGGCACGTTTTATCGATCCTGAAGATGCGCTTGAGAATTGTACGCCTAACACGCTTTTAGTTGTCGTCGATACGCATAAACCTTCACTTGTTATGGAAGAGCGTCTTTTGCAAAAGCTCGATCATGTCGTTGTTATTGATCACCATAGACGTGGAGAAGAGTTTATTGAAGATCCCGTTCTTGTCTACATGGAGCCCTATGCTTCTTCCACAGCGGAGCTTGTTACGGAACTCTTTGAATACCAGCCAAAACGGCTTAAAATGGACATCATGGAGGCAACTGCACTTCTAGCCGGTATTATTGTGGATACGAAAAGCTTTACGCTTAGGACCGGTTCTAGAACATTTGACGCTGCTTCTTATTTGAGGGCGCATGGTGCTGATACTGTGCTTGTTCAAGAGTTCCTTCGTGAAGACATTGCGCAGTATATTAGAAGAGCCAAAATCATAGAGAAGTCACACATTTATCGGAGTGGGATTGCGATCGCACTAGGTGAAAAGGATCAGACCTATGATCAAGTATTAATTGCTCAAGCGGCAGATACGCTTTTATCAATGAGCGGCGTGATTGCTTCTTTCGTTATTTCAAAACGAAATGATGGTAAAATTAGCATTAGTGCTAGATCGCTAGGGGAAGTGAATGTCCAGATTATTATGGAAGGCCTTAATGGCGGTGGACATTTAACGAACGCTGCGACGCAGATTGACTCAGGGTCAATTGAAGAAGCAGAGGAAATGCTTAAGGAAACAATCGATAACTATTTGGAAGGGAGCGAAGATGAATCATGA
- a CDS encoding mechanosensitive ion channel family protein, giving the protein MDWFEPMWNSAYDYLSNRDLWGNLVKRGFTILAIIIGTWIFLRIAKSALAQIFAIRLKSPLRLSERREATLIRLIENILTYVTYFIALVMILSEFEIDVRTLIAGAGVVGLAVGFGAQNLVRDVITGFFIIFEKQFSVGDYVRISGVEGFVEEIGLRVTKIKSWTGELHILPNGNINQVTNYSIHNSIAVVDVNIAYEEHILEAEKVIIHLLDELYEQFDAMIVKPEYLGVQNLGPSEVVLRIISEVQPMEHWVIGREIRKAVKQRFDEIGIEIALPRVVMYQRDEQGEVKEKA; this is encoded by the coding sequence TTGGATTGGTTCGAGCCAATGTGGAATTCTGCGTACGATTATTTATCCAATCGTGATCTTTGGGGAAATTTAGTCAAAAGAGGGTTTACGATTCTTGCAATTATCATTGGAACGTGGATTTTTCTTCGGATCGCAAAATCGGCCCTAGCGCAAATTTTCGCGATCCGATTGAAAAGCCCGCTTCGATTATCAGAACGAAGAGAAGCGACGCTTATCCGCTTAATTGAAAATATTTTAACCTACGTCACCTATTTTATTGCGCTTGTCATGATCTTGAGCGAGTTTGAGATCGATGTACGAACGCTTATCGCCGGAGCTGGTGTCGTTGGTTTGGCAGTTGGTTTCGGTGCTCAGAACCTCGTTCGCGACGTCATTACAGGCTTTTTTATTATTTTTGAGAAACAGTTTTCCGTCGGAGATTATGTACGAATTTCTGGAGTGGAAGGTTTTGTCGAAGAAATAGGATTACGTGTTACAAAAATTAAAAGTTGGACAGGTGAGCTTCATATTCTGCCGAATGGTAACATAAATCAAGTGACGAATTACTCCATTCATAATAGTATTGCTGTAGTGGATGTGAACATTGCGTATGAAGAACATATACTAGAAGCTGAAAAAGTGATCATTCACTTATTGGACGAGCTATATGAACAGTTCGATGCTATGATTGTAAAACCAGAATATCTTGGCGTGCAGAATTTAGGGCCTTCAGAAGTGGTTCTCAGAATCATCTCGGAAGTGCAACCAATGGAGCACTGGGTCATTGGTCGAGAAATTAGAAAAGCGGTTAAGCAACGTTTTGATGAAATAGGAATTGAAATTGCTCTTCCGCGTGTTGTGATGTATCAACGTGATGAACAGGGTGAAGTGAAGGAAAAAGCATAA
- the dnaB gene encoding replicative DNA helicase — protein sequence MSDLFADRTPPQNIEAEQAVIGAVFLEIDALTTATEVLQPEDFYRAAHQKIFSVMIDLSEKGEPVDLVTVTSELQDLKILEEIGGVSYLSDLANSVPTAANVEYYSKIVEEKSILRRLIRAATDIASDGYAKENEIENLLSEAEKSIMEVSQRKNTGAFISIKDVLVTAYDNIETLQNNTEDITGIPTGFSELDRMTAGFQRNDLIIVAARPSVGKTAFALNIAQNVATKTDENVAIFSLEMGAEQLVMRMLCAEGNIDAQRLRTGGLTGDDWQKLTMAMGSLSNAGIYIDDTPGIRVGDIRAKCRRLKQEKGLGMILIDYMQLIRGNGSGENRQQEVSEISRSLKGIARELEVPLISLSQLSRGVESRQDKRPMMSDIRESGSIEQDADIVAFLYRDDYYDKESENKNIIEIIIAKQRNGPVGTVELAFVKEYNKFVNLERRHDEGDMPPGA from the coding sequence ATGAGTGATTTATTTGCTGATCGTACGCCACCTCAAAATATTGAAGCTGAACAAGCGGTAATCGGTGCTGTTTTCTTGGAAATCGATGCACTCACAACAGCAACAGAGGTACTGCAGCCGGAAGATTTTTACCGAGCGGCACATCAGAAGATTTTCTCTGTGATGATCGATCTCTCTGAAAAAGGAGAGCCTGTCGATCTTGTCACGGTAACTTCGGAGCTTCAGGATCTTAAGATTCTTGAGGAAATTGGCGGAGTCTCTTATTTAAGTGATCTAGCTAATTCAGTTCCAACTGCTGCAAACGTTGAGTATTATTCAAAAATTGTTGAAGAGAAGTCGATCTTAAGAAGATTAATTCGCGCAGCAACAGATATAGCATCTGATGGATATGCGAAAGAGAATGAAATTGAAAACCTTCTTTCGGAAGCTGAGAAGTCAATTATGGAAGTTTCTCAGCGTAAGAATACAGGAGCCTTTATCTCGATTAAAGATGTTCTTGTCACTGCTTATGATAATATTGAAACCCTTCAGAACAATACAGAAGACATCACAGGGATCCCTACAGGGTTCTCTGAGCTTGATCGTATGACGGCAGGTTTCCAGCGAAACGATTTAATCATTGTAGCTGCACGTCCTTCTGTAGGTAAAACAGCATTCGCGCTTAACATTGCTCAAAACGTTGCAACGAAAACCGATGAGAATGTCGCGATCTTTAGCCTTGAGATGGGTGCGGAACAGCTTGTGATGCGTATGCTTTGTGCGGAAGGTAATATAGATGCTCAGCGTCTTCGTACAGGTGGGTTAACAGGTGATGACTGGCAAAAGCTCACGATGGCAATGGGAAGTCTTTCGAATGCGGGAATCTATATCGATGATACACCAGGTATTCGTGTTGGTGACATTCGTGCCAAATGCAGGCGATTGAAGCAAGAAAAAGGTCTGGGTATGATTCTGATTGACTATATGCAGCTGATACGTGGAAATGGGTCTGGTGAAAACAGACAGCAGGAAGTTTCTGAAATATCGCGATCTCTAAAAGGTATTGCACGTGAGCTTGAAGTCCCTCTCATTTCGCTGTCACAGCTTTCACGTGGCGTTGAATCGAGACAGGATAAAAGACCGATGATGTCGGATATTCGTGAATCTGGAAGTATTGAGCAGGATGCGGATATCGTTGCCTTCCTTTATCGAGATGATTATTATGATAAGGAATCAGAGAATAAAAACATCATTGAAATTATTATTGCAAAGCAGCGAAATGGTCCTGTTGGAACAGTCGAGCTAGCATTTGTGAAAGAATATAATAAGTTCGTTAATCTGGAGAGGCGTCACGATGAAGGTGACATGCCACCAGGTGCTTAA
- the ychF gene encoding redox-regulated ATPase YchF, with amino-acid sequence MALTTGIVGLPNVGKSTLFNAITQAGAESANYPFCTIDPNVGIVEVPDERLQKLTELVKPKKTIPTAFEFTDIAGIVKGASKGEGLGNKFLSHIRQVDAISQVVRCFDDENITHVSGKVDPISDIETINLELILADLESVDKRIARVQKMAKQKDKEALAEFNVLTKLKEAFEEEQPARSVELTEEEEKIVYGYHLLTKKPVLYVANVDEDDLLDPSDNEYVAKVREYASKEGAEVIVVCAKIESELAELDGEEKDAFLEDIGISEPGLNKLIRASYDLLGLATYFTAGEQEVRAWTFRLGMKAPQAAGIIHTDFERGFIRAEIVAYDDLVEAGTMAIAKEKGKVRLEGKEYIVKDGDVIHFRFNV; translated from the coding sequence ATGGCATTAACCACCGGTATAGTAGGGCTTCCGAATGTTGGGAAGTCAACGTTATTTAATGCAATTACACAGGCTGGAGCAGAGTCAGCGAACTATCCGTTCTGTACAATCGATCCGAACGTTGGGATTGTAGAGGTTCCTGATGAGCGCCTTCAAAAGCTTACTGAACTAGTAAAGCCAAAGAAAACCATCCCAACAGCATTTGAATTTACCGACATTGCAGGAATTGTAAAAGGGGCAAGTAAAGGAGAAGGACTAGGAAACAAGTTTCTTTCTCATATTCGCCAAGTAGACGCAATCTCTCAGGTTGTTCGTTGTTTTGATGATGAGAACATTACGCATGTGTCTGGTAAAGTAGATCCAATTTCAGATATTGAAACGATTAACCTTGAGCTTATTCTTGCCGATCTTGAATCAGTTGATAAGCGGATTGCGCGCGTTCAAAAAATGGCGAAACAAAAAGACAAAGAAGCATTGGCTGAGTTTAACGTTCTTACAAAGTTGAAAGAAGCGTTTGAAGAAGAGCAGCCTGCTCGAAGTGTAGAACTAACAGAAGAAGAAGAGAAAATCGTATATGGTTATCACCTACTAACGAAAAAGCCTGTTCTTTATGTAGCAAACGTTGATGAAGATGATCTTCTAGATCCTTCAGATAACGAATATGTTGCTAAAGTTCGTGAATATGCTTCAAAAGAAGGCGCTGAAGTTATTGTTGTTTGTGCGAAAATCGAGTCTGAACTTGCTGAGCTTGATGGGGAAGAGAAAGATGCTTTCCTTGAAGATATTGGTATTTCTGAGCCTGGTTTGAACAAATTAATTCGCGCTTCTTACGACCTTCTTGGATTAGCAACGTATTTCACTGCGGGTGAGCAAGAAGTTCGTGCGTGGACATTCCGTCTTGGTATGAAAGCTCCTCAGGCAGCAGGTATTATCCATACCGACTTTGAACGTGGCTTTATTCGCGCTGAAATTGTCGCTTATGATGACTTGGTTGAAGCTGGGACAATGGCGATCGCGAAAGAAAAAGGAAAAGTTCGTCTTGAAGGAAAAGAGTACATTGTAAAAGACGGAGACGTGATCCATTTCCGTTTTAACGTATAA
- the rplI gene encoding 50S ribosomal protein L9: MKVIFLEDVKGKGKKGEVKNVADGYARNHLLKNNLALEANNANMKTLKAKQRSDDKKAQEELDEAKALKEKIESLEVEVETKSGEGGRLFGSITSKNIAEELKKHNIKVDKRKIELDEPIRSLGYTNVPLKLHHDVTATVKVHVVEQ; this comes from the coding sequence ATGAAAGTGATTTTCTTAGAAGATGTAAAAGGTAAAGGTAAAAAAGGTGAAGTTAAAAACGTAGCAGATGGATATGCTCGTAACCATCTGCTTAAGAATAATCTTGCTCTAGAAGCGAATAATGCAAATATGAAAACCCTAAAGGCGAAACAACGTAGCGACGATAAGAAAGCGCAAGAAGAGCTTGATGAAGCGAAAGCGTTGAAGGAAAAGATCGAAAGCCTTGAGGTTGAAGTAGAAACAAAATCTGGTGAAGGTGGCCGTTTGTTCGGTTCCATTACAAGCAAAAATATTGCTGAAGAACTGAAAAAGCACAACATTAAAGTTGATAAGCGCAAAATTGAACTAGATGAACCAATCCGTTCCCTGGGTTACACGAATGTACCCCTTAAATTGCACCATGATGTAACAGCAACTGTTAAAGTACATGTGGTAGAGCAATAG
- the rpsR gene encoding 30S ribosomal protein S18, whose amino-acid sequence MARPGGRRGRRKKVCFFTVNKITYIDYKDVDLLKRFVSERGKILPRRVTGTSAKYQRQLTRAVKRARQMALLPYVLGE is encoded by the coding sequence ATGGCAAGACCAGGTGGACGCAGAGGTCGTCGTAAAAAGGTTTGTTTCTTCACAGTAAACAAAATCACTTACATCGACTATAAAGATGTAGATCTTCTTAAACGCTTCGTATCTGAGCGTGGAAAAATTCTTCCACGTCGTGTAACAGGTACTAGCGCTAAATACCAACGTCAATTGACTCGCGCAGTTAAACGTGCTCGTCAAATGGCTTTACTACCATACGTACTTGGTGAGTAA
- a CDS encoding YkvI family membrane protein: MLSGGLKWLFLILGTMIGAGYASGRELWQFFGHESVLAIVLFTIMFSICCYVVMKISYETKSTHYIPILERLVGKKLTGIYDLLIILYLFTTTIVMLAGGGATMEVVHLPYALGIGILAVLVVILFFWDINGMLSMNAIILPLLIILLLSVLTLFINANPSTMLFNWTKQSNWPAAFTFTALNILPLVAVLSAVGHQIKHRGEIWIASVGSGVILGGVSFLYNQSLIQVAHDLLVYEIPLFAILKSYPYYMILIMSVLLWLAIYTTAVSGVFGLTSRFRGVLGLPLWFVAFLIVLTMIPFTSFGFSTLVAFLYPLYGVLNLYILASILIFPVLKRYDLLS; the protein is encoded by the coding sequence ATGTTAAGCGGTGGATTGAAATGGCTGTTTCTTATATTAGGTACGATGATTGGCGCTGGTTACGCTTCTGGCCGTGAACTGTGGCAGTTTTTTGGTCATGAAAGTGTACTTGCCATTGTGTTGTTTACGATCATGTTCTCAATTTGTTGTTATGTGGTTATGAAAATTAGTTATGAAACGAAATCAACGCACTATATTCCTATTTTAGAGCGACTTGTTGGGAAAAAGTTGACAGGTATTTATGATTTGTTAATTATCCTGTATTTGTTTACGACGACGATTGTGATGTTGGCAGGTGGCGGGGCAACGATGGAAGTTGTTCATCTTCCTTATGCGTTAGGTATTGGTATTCTCGCAGTGCTCGTTGTTATTTTATTCTTTTGGGATATTAATGGCATGTTATCGATGAATGCTATTATTCTTCCTCTTCTTATTATTCTACTACTTTCTGTTCTTACATTGTTTATTAATGCTAATCCATCAACAATGTTGTTTAATTGGACAAAGCAGTCAAATTGGCCCGCCGCATTCACCTTTACTGCACTTAATATTTTACCGCTCGTTGCTGTTCTTTCGGCTGTTGGCCATCAAATTAAGCATCGGGGAGAGATTTGGATTGCGAGCGTTGGAAGCGGGGTTATTTTGGGTGGTGTTTCATTTCTATACAATCAATCGTTAATCCAAGTTGCTCATGACTTACTTGTATATGAAATCCCACTGTTTGCGATTTTGAAAAGTTACCCATACTATATGATCTTGATTATGTCTGTCTTACTATGGTTAGCCATTTACACGACTGCAGTTAGCGGTGTGTTTGGTCTTACGTCACGATTCCGCGGTGTATTAGGACTTCCTTTATGGTTCGTTGCCTTTCTCATTGTGTTGACGATGATTCCTTTTACTTCGTTTGGTTTTTCCACACTAGTTGCTTTTTTATACCCTCTCTATGGTGTGCTCAATCTCTATATTTTGGCATCTATCTTGATTTTCCCAGTTCTAAAACGGTATGATTTGTTATCATAG
- the ssb gene encoding single-stranded DNA-binding protein, translating into MLNRVVLVGRLTKDPELRYTPSGVAVANFTLAVNRPFTNQQGDREADFINIVVWRRQAENAANFLKKGSLAGVDGRVQTRSYDNSQGQRVFVTEVMAESVQFLEPKGSNQGGGGSGNSSNYGGGNQNRETGGYGNQNQNRDNNRDHSNFGDDPFASDGKPIDISDDDLPF; encoded by the coding sequence ATGCTGAATCGCGTCGTATTAGTTGGACGTTTAACAAAAGACCCTGAATTGCGTTATACCCCTAGTGGCGTAGCGGTTGCGAACTTCACACTTGCTGTGAATCGCCCGTTTACGAATCAGCAGGGAGACCGCGAAGCTGATTTTATCAACATTGTTGTATGGCGCAGACAGGCAGAAAATGCAGCCAATTTCTTGAAAAAAGGCAGCCTTGCTGGTGTAGATGGACGAGTTCAGACTCGCTCTTATGATAATAGCCAGGGACAGCGTGTGTTTGTGACAGAAGTGATGGCTGAAAGCGTCCAATTTCTCGAGCCTAAAGGTTCTAACCAAGGCGGTGGCGGAAGCGGCAACAGTAGTAACTACGGTGGCGGCAACCAAAACAGAGAAACCGGCGGTTACGGGAATCAGAACCAAAATCGTGATAACAACCGTGATCACTCCAATTTTGGAGATGACCCGTTTGCGAGCGATGGCAAGCCGATCGACATTTCAGATGATGACTTGCCGTTCTAA
- a CDS encoding YybS family protein yields the protein MKNQGVRQLVEGAALAAVFAVLFLITIYVPLLGSLTLWALPIPFILMVVRNGMKSGLVMWAVTIVLGVLTAGLPSLVMTFTVGLGGITAGYLYAIRKSALAVLVGSGLAYVVGLVLAFVSSILVIGQNPADLVVEMMNQSFQQAESIYDSLGLDTSQFNQLKEQISLLRYLIPTGLVLMGVVIALISQLLSIPILRRVGNFQPPVFQPIREWAFPKSFLWYYLVVTIVMMVGLEEGSAVFVAAINVYSILNALIFVQGLAVIYFFSHRKGWPIVVPILLTFLGFALTSFVVIIGIIDLGFELRRRMKS from the coding sequence TTGAAGAATCAAGGTGTTAGGCAGTTAGTTGAAGGGGCTGCACTTGCGGCCGTGTTTGCTGTATTGTTTCTGATTACGATTTATGTACCACTTTTAGGCTCTCTTACGCTCTGGGCTCTTCCTATCCCGTTTATACTGATGGTTGTGCGCAATGGTATGAAGAGTGGGCTAGTGATGTGGGCTGTGACGATAGTGCTTGGGGTGTTAACGGCAGGTCTTCCTTCTCTCGTTATGACGTTTACGGTAGGGCTTGGAGGGATAACTGCTGGGTATTTATACGCAATTCGTAAGTCTGCACTTGCTGTATTGGTAGGAAGCGGGTTAGCGTATGTAGTCGGCCTTGTGCTTGCTTTTGTATCGAGTATTCTAGTGATCGGTCAAAATCCAGCTGATCTTGTTGTGGAAATGATGAATCAATCCTTTCAACAAGCAGAATCGATATATGATTCGTTAGGTTTGGACACTAGCCAGTTTAATCAACTTAAAGAGCAAATTAGTTTATTGCGCTATTTAATTCCGACAGGTTTAGTGCTCATGGGTGTTGTGATTGCACTGATTTCACAGCTACTTTCCATTCCAATTTTAAGGAGGGTAGGCAACTTTCAGCCACCCGTCTTTCAGCCAATCAGAGAATGGGCATTTCCGAAGAGTTTTTTATGGTATTATTTAGTTGTTACTATTGTTATGATGGTAGGATTAGAAGAAGGATCGGCTGTATTTGTGGCAGCCATTAATGTGTACTCTATACTCAATGCTCTGATATTTGTTCAGGGTCTTGCTGTCATTTACTTTTTTAGCCATCGAAAGGGATGGCCCATCGTCGTGCCAATTCTGTTAACGTTTCTTGGCTTCGCACTAACATCATTTGTTGTTATTATTGGAATCATTGATCTTGGTTTCGAATTGCGAAGGAGAATGAAATCATAG
- a CDS encoding HPr family phosphocarrier protein encodes MNVETSTVTLTAPLSMNSLMAFVKKAKTFDSHVSLYRNGHSINGKNLTSVITFNLSVKESDSILLIADGEDAQTASVQLVEWLQKEMDGAKEETLSLM; translated from the coding sequence ATGAACGTTGAAACTTCAACAGTAACACTTACCGCACCGCTTAGTATGAATTCTCTTATGGCATTCGTCAAAAAAGCGAAAACGTTTGATAGTCACGTATCTCTCTATCGAAATGGGCATAGCATTAACGGAAAGAATTTAACGAGCGTTATTACGTTTAATCTCTCCGTGAAAGAAAGCGATTCGATTCTACTTATTGCTGACGGCGAAGATGCGCAAACAGCATCTGTGCAATTAGTCGAGTGGCTTCAAAAAGAGATGGATGGTGCGAAGGAAGAGACACTATCTCTTATGTAG
- a CDS encoding DUF951 domain-containing protein: MSDKEFGLNDVVEMKKAHPCGENRWKVIRMGADIRIKCLGCDHSVMLPRKEFSKKLKKVLEHAES; this comes from the coding sequence ATGTCCGATAAAGAATTTGGCTTAAATGACGTTGTTGAAATGAAGAAAGCTCATCCGTGTGGGGAGAACCGATGGAAAGTGATTCGAATGGGAGCGGATATTCGAATTAAATGTCTTGGTTGTGACCACAGTGTAATGCTTCCAAGAAAAGAGTTTTCTAAAAAGCTGAAGAAAGTCCTCGAGCATGCAGAATCTTGA